Proteins from a single region of Candidatus Binatota bacterium:
- a CDS encoding 50S ribosomal protein L27, which produces MAHKKGQGSTRNGRDTRGQRRGVKIFGGQAVTAGNILVRQLGTRIHPGTGVGMGRDYTLFALRDGVVRYERLGRDRKKVSVYPA; this is translated from the coding sequence ATGGCTCATAAGAAAGGACAGGGAAGCACCCGTAATGGCCGCGATACTCGGGGCCAACGCCGCGGGGTCAAAATTTTCGGTGGCCAGGCCGTCACGGCCGGCAACATACTTGTGCGCCAGCTCGGTACCCGCATCCACCCCGGCACGGGCGTGGGCATGGGCCGGGACTACACGCTGTTCGCCCTGCGCGACGGCGTCGTGCGCTACGAGCGACTCGGTCGCGACAGAAAAAAAGTCAGCGTATATCCCGCCTGA